The sequence below is a genomic window from Vibrio spartinae.
ATGCACCCACTAACCGTAGTTAAGTCGGAGGTACTATGGAAGCGTTACTTAAGGTAGAAAATCTGCGTGTAAGTTTACCAACGGCAAACGGTCAGCTAAATGCTGTACGCGGTATTGATATTGACGTTGCGAAAGGGGAGATGCTGTGTATTGTTGGCGAATCAGGTTGTGGTAAATCGATGACGTCAATGGCGTTAATGGGGCTACTTCCTAAAAAAGCTCAGGTTGACGCAAATAAAATTGAATTTGATGGTATCGATCTACTCAATGCCAATAAGAAACAACGCAGTGCGCTACGTGGGATGCGCATGTCGATGATTTTTCAAGAGCCGATGACGTCGCTTAATCCATCTTATAAGCTTGGTGACCAATTATGCGAAGGGGTCATTGCGCACAAAAATATTTCACTGGCCGAGGCAAGAAAGCGAGCCATTTATTTACTCGAACGAGCAGGTGTACCTTATCCCGAAGAGCGTCTAAATCAGTACCCACATCAGCTTTCTGGTGGCTTACGCCAGCGGGTGATGATTGCGATGGCATTGATGTGTGAGCCTGATTTAATTATTGCTGATGAGCCAACCACAGCATTGGATGTCACGATTCAGGCGCAGATTTTAAAACTGATTCGAGAGCTACAACGAGAATTTGGAGCGGCGGTTATTTTTATCACTCATGATCTGGGTGTGGTGGCCCGCATTGCTGACCGCGTTGCTGTCATGTATGCGGGGCAAGTGGTAGAGACGGGGTCGGTGAAATCAATTTTTGCTGAGCCTCAACATCCTTATACTCAGGGATTACTCAGTTGCATTCCAATTCCAGGACTTACTAAGCCGGGAGAAGCGCTAGCGACCATTTCTGGTGTGGTTCCGAGCCTAATCGGTGAGAGTAAAGGTTGTGCATTTGCAAATCGTTGTGAGCGAGGTACTGAAACATGCCGCTCTCAGTCCCCCGAGTTAATTACGTGTGGTGTTAATCATACGGTGCGATGTCCAATCGCGATACACCAGTTACAGGAGGCTTCATAATGGATTATGCGTTAGAACTCTGTTGTCTTTCTCGTCATTTTGAGATGAAAAAAGGGATGTGGGCTAAAAAAACTCGGTTTACCGCCGTAGATAACATTAACCTGAGGGTAAAGCCGGGTGAAGTCGTGGGTTTAGTGGGAGAGTCAGGATGTGGGAAAAGTACTCTTGCTAAGATGATTCTTGGCTTGCTTGAGCCGAGTGATGGGGATGTGCTGATTGCTGATAAGCAGATTGATTTATCAAACCGGATGGCGTTGGCAAGAATGATTCAGCCGATTTTCCAAGACCCATACTCATCGCTGAACCCACGCAAGAAAATCTACGATATTATTCGTTTGCCGCTTAAATTACATAAAATGGGCAGTAATAGCGAGCAAGATCGCGAAGTGCGACAAATCGCCCAAAAAGTTGGATTACCTGAACGTCTGTTGGAACAATTTCCCGGGCAGCTTTCTGGTGGGCAGAGGCAACGAGTGGCGATTGCCCGAGCGTTAATCATCAAGCCCCGAATCTTAGTGTGTGATGAGCCAACATCGGCATTAGATGTATCCGTTCAGGCGCAAATTCTAAATTTGCTGTTATCACTAAAAGAAGAGTTTGGTTTAACGTATCTCTTTATTAGTCATAACTTAGCGGTAGTAGAGCACTTAGCAGACCGAGTGGCTGTTATGTATCGAGGTCAAATTGTTGAACGAGGTGATGCACAACAGATCTTTCATCAACCTCAGCATCCATACACTAAAGCGTTATTGGCTTCAATTCTCACACCCGACCCAGACTTAGGTTTGCCAGAGCTTGAAGCGATTAGTTGGCAAGAGGCTAGCTAACGACTTGACCACAATAAAAAACTAATTATCCAAATGTAATGATCACGGACTTTGAAAAAGTCGGTGAGGAATTTCTACGCCTTGAGGAGCGCTTATGAGCCGTCAAACTGCAATTCAAAACGTAACAGAACATTATAAAAGCGGCGCCTTTATTGCTGATTTACGTCAGCGTGTGGCGATTCACAGTGAAAGTCAAACGCCAAAGGGATATCCATACCTTACCGCTTATCTTGAGTCGAATATTGTTCCGGTACTTGATTCGATGGGCTTTAGTAGTGAAATTTTTCCTAATCCCATAAGTCATGATTCACAAGCGTGGCCATTTTTGGTCGCGGAACGTATTGAAGACCCTTCGTATGTGACGCTGCTAACTTATGGTCATGGCGATGTGGTCATGGGTTACGACAATGAGTGGCGAGAGGGATTATCTCCGTGGGATATCGTGGTGGAAGGGGATTTCTGGTATGGCCGTGGAACCGCGGATAATAAAGGTCAGCATTCCATTAACTTAGCGGCATTGAATACGGTATTAGGGCAAAAAGGTAAGCTTGGGTTTAATGTTAAGATCTTATTTGAAATGGGAGAAGAAGCCGGTTCACCCGGTTTGGCTGAGTTTTGTGCGGCTAACCAGCAACGGTTGTCAGCGGATTTATTTATTGCCTCTGATGGTCCTCGAGCGGCGGCGGCGTTACCGACGGTTTTTCTGGGTTCGAGAGGGTCGCTCAATTTCGATCTCAAGCTGAAGTTACGTGAAGGTTCTCATCATTCCGGTAACTGGGGCGGTTTGTTAGCAAATGCCGGAACAAGGTTGATGCATGCATGGGCATCGTTGATTGATGCAAATGGTAAAATTTTAGTGCCAGGTTTGTTGCCCAGCGAACTGCCTCAAGCAGTAAGAGAAGCGGTGAAAGATATTCCTGTCGGAGTGGGCGATAATGACCCTATTCTCAGTGAAAACTGGGGCGAGCCAGGCTTAACGTCTGCTGAACGTGTTTTTGGTTGGAATACGTTAGAGATTCTTGCGGTAAAAGCAGGTAATCCTGACGCGCCAGCCAACGCAATTCCGGGAGAGGCGAATCTCCATGCCCAAATTCGTTATGTGGTTGGCAGTGATGCAGATAACTTTTTAGAGTCGATCCGTGAGCACCTTGCTCAACATGGCTTTGGTGATGTACTCGTGGAGGCGTCCGGTGTGGCGCGAATGGAAGCAACGCGTCTCAACCCTCAAGATCCTTGGGTTGAGTGGGTGATGGGCTCGATCTCTGAAACCACTCATAAGCGCCCTGCATTATTACCTAATTTAGGTGGTTCACTACCTAATGACTGTTTTGCCAATATTTTAGGTTTACCAACGGTATGGGTTCCCCACTCTTACCCCGCATGCTTACAACACGGACCTAACGAGCATCTACTTGGTTCTGTTGCGCTTGAAGCGTTGCAAATGATGACCGGTCTGTTCTGGGATTTAGCTGAAGTCGGTAAAGTGATTAAGGAACAACGATGATGAACTCAGACCAAATGAAAGACTGGTTGCAAGAATGGCTTGAAAACAAACAAGAGGAGATGGTGTTGTTTCTTGAAAAACTGGTCAATATTGATTCTTATAGCCACGATCAGGAAGATATTCATTTAATGGTTACAACGCTATATGACTTCCTATTTCAAGCCGGTATTCACGTTCACGTTATCGAAGAGTTTGATTCGTTAGCGGTGAAAGCCTCAGTCGGTCATGTTGCTGGGTCGTTAGTCTTTCTTACTGGCCATCTTGATACGGTATTTAAAAAAGGCACGGTCAAACAGCGACCATTTTGCCTTGAAGAAAATAAGGCTTACGGCCCAGGTGTGGCCGATATGAAAAGTGGAATTGTGATGAATGCCTTCATTCTGGTTGCGATGTCTGAACTAGATAAAGAACTGGAAAGTGGTTTGCCCTTTAGTGTGACACTCTTTGCCACGACAGATGAAGAGATTGGTTCGCCAAAAGGTCGCCATTTAATCGAAAAATACTTACCTAGTGCAGTGGCTGTGTTTAATGCGGAACCGGGACGTATCAGCGGTAATCTTGTCGCTGCACGCAAAGGTGGTGCAAGCTATCAAATTGATATCAAAGGCAAGGCCGCTCATGCGGGTGTGAGTCATGCCGATGGCATCAGTGCGATAGAAATTATGGCTCATATCATAACCAGAATTCATCAACTTACTGATTATCAGCAGGGTATTACCACGAATATTGGTGTTATTGACGGAGGGACGACACCGAATACGGTAGCCGAGTTAGCGACTGCCAAGCTCGATGTCCGTTTCATGACATTGGAACAAGGGGTTAGTACGGCACAACAAATTGAGCAGATCGTGGCACATCACGCTGTCAATGGTGCGCAAGCCAGTCTAATCCAGTTGGCAAACTTCTTGCCATTTGAGGTCAACATGAGCGCGCAGTTATTAACTATAATGCAGCAAGAAGCCCATCAGCTTGGGTTCTCAGTAGACGGTGAATATACAGGCGGGTGTTCCGATGCCGGATGGACAGCATCAATGGGAATTCCAACCATCTGTGGGACAGGGCCTGTCGGTGCTTATATGCACACAGATAGAGAGTATTGTTTGGTGGACACCTTTGTGGAGAGGGCAACGCTTGTTGCAAGGGCAACCATAGCGGTTGCCCTGAATTAGGTTTATCTGAATATATTAAATCACTCTGCAAGCAAAATCTTTGAGATAAAAACCTTCTGGATAAGCGGAGTCGGTCGGGTGATCAGCCGCTTGTTCAAACAATAGTTGCTTGATGATCTTGTTCGCTTCGGTTTTGCGTTCCGCTGCACTTATTGCTTTGGCGTTTTTTGAGGCTTTCGATCGAGTTGGAGTATTAAGTTGCGATCGCTCTTCGCTCGAATAAGTTGCATTCTTCCCAGTCTTGGGCTGCTGTTGATTTCGGCTTGCTCTTAGGCGAGCCACCGTATCTTGTACGGACTCTTTATTGCTTGGCTTATGCATAGAAAATAAGCGGAAATAAGAGGAAATAAGCAGGACACGCACCTCAAGGAGTGGATTCGCTTAGAGGTTGCAGTCGTTCCAGGTCTTCTAAACTAGCTCTCGATGTGAATTATTTTTTGCTCGATTTTATGTTGGGGTATTGAATAATTAAGGGCAGTTTTGCGTGCCGATAAAGATGAATCATCAGTTTGAATGGATGATGAATGCCAGCAACTGAATTGATATTGAACGGTATTGTTCAGGAAATATGAACCCCAAGCATTCTCTGCTTTTTGAGTTGTCATGGATGCTATCGGGATGATGATAGATGAGTCTTATCGTGGAGGATTGAGGCTGGATAGGGAATCGATTCAACCGCTGATTCCGAGTGAGTTCAAATTTATTGGTCATCAATGGTCAGACTGATTTCATAATGATGAGAGATTGATTAGAGCGGGTGTCCTTATTTTTTTCTTATTTTTTTATCCTTATTTTGTTTTTGTCTTTTATTTAACTACCTAGCACCTTGACAATTACTTATTATTACCTACTTTTTTTATATCAATTAAAAATTATTATCGGTGTAAGTGTTTATTAAATCATTTACACCCCGCCTGCTATATTAACAGTAAACACATTAATTAAAGGAAAGGAATAAATGGAAAACGCTACAAAGAATGTCGCCTTTGTTATATCAGGAGCTGCTGCATTCATACCACAAGAACTTGCTTGTATTCGAGCAATCATGGAAGCCAAGTATCCCGGGGCTACAGAAAAAATAACCCCAGCAATCCTTGCAGGAACCAGTTCTGGCTCAATATGTACAATTCTGGTCAATGGGATTATTAATGGAAAAATCACCTGGGATCAGGTGGAAAATGACATTATTCCAGCGATCAAGAATAATAATATTTACGATAATGAACTATTTCTGCAAGCCCTATTGTTTAACGCGATTCAAACCATTATTGCGGGATCAAAATCAAGTAAAGACACTATTCAGTTGTATAACGATGTCGTTGATTTATTAAAAAATTACGCATCCATGACGTGGCGGCAAGTTTTGGCGAAGTTGATTTCTATTTTTGGTGAATCGGTTAAAGAATATCAAGAAATCAGAGCCTTTGCTAACGATGTTGCCACATTAATTCAAAAGGTTAAGCACTATGATTATGAAGCGGTGAAAGCGGCTTACCAAGCCATTTTGGAGAATATAGGAAAGGGTTATGTCTTGGATACCGCTCCGCTGAAAGTCACCTTAGAAAAATATATTAATAACGAAATGGACTTCGACACCATCGACCAGCTTCCTTGCCGCACGCTTATATCAGCAGTTTCGGTAGCTGATGGCAGGGAAAAAAGATTCGATAGCACAAAAAATGACGATAAAGGCACAAATCTGGTCGATATCATTTTAGCTTCCACGGCTATTCCTGTAGCATTCCCCGAGCGTGCGGTAAACACACAAATGTATGTTGATGGTGGCACGGGCACTGATAATTTCCCTGTTCCGGATATTATGGGTACTGGAGAAAAGTTTGACGAGGTGTACGTCATTACCCACAAGAATGAGACACTGCTTGGCAAAGCTATCGCTCACAACTACACTTGGCTGCCTATCCTGTCGAATTTATTTTTTGCCTTGGCCGTTCAGGGGGGAAACACGGTAACTTACCAGATGGCTCAATCTCTCAGTATTGTTAACAATCCTCAAAATGCTTACTTATATATGCCTAATTTCGATCAGAATTTTAGTATGCTTGATTTTGACTCCATGCCGGAGCAATTAAAAGAGTCAAAAGAATATTGTGAGAACCATTCTCCTGAAAAAGTTGTTGACGTCTTAAAGCGTATTAACTTTCCAGTCCCGATCTAATTCACACCATAAACAATAGACGAATTTGGCATTGAGTATAAAATATGGGGTGTCCTGCCTTTACTGCACACTTTCGGTATAGGCATAAGATTTGGTAGGGCGTGTGTCCTCGTAAGGTTCCCGCTCGTAAGGTTCAATCATCAATAAAGCTATTGTTTAAAACGCAAGCAAACCTAAACCACCGCATTTTAGCGGTGGTTATTAAAGTTTCGCTCAATCAGTTTTTAACTTCAACCAGTGTCGAGCAATGAATTCTTTCCACATAATCATCGCCATAATCTTTATAGGTCATCCCTGATAGGTAGCTTCCTTTCGGGCAATAGGTATTCCCTGTATATTTTACATGTTCCCAACTAACACCTTTCACGGTACGTTGAGCGACTTCTAGGCAGCGAAAAGCCTCGACACTATCATCATTTGAATCCGCGTAATATAACTCAGTGATAATACTATTGTTAGGGCAAAGATAATTTTTAGAGCCCTTGCCATCCATTTGTATTTTGGTTTTTCTATAATCTGCCCATCCCCAGCTTGGTTTTTCATACTGAAATTTTTCGATGCTCCGGTCACTGTCTCCAGCACCGTATACGGCATTAATACCACCGTTTACCCCATACCAACCTGTTCCTTTGCCATTCATTTGTTTCCAATATGAAGATGCTTCCTGACCAGATTTAGTGGCGATGGAAGGGGAAGAAAAATAGTCCACTGTACTGGGGAAATCTTCATAACCTTCTTGGCTCTCGCCTGCAAATGTGTTCATCGATACGCAAAGAATTGTACCTGCCATCATGAGTTGTAATTGTTTTTTCATTTTTTTAATTTCCTTATTTGATTATCAAGAGCAAAGGCAACTAGTTGCATTTGTTCTTGTAGTCTATAAAAAAACATGTTGATTTTTGGTATCACCTTGGTATCAGTTTGGTGTTATTTTTGTTTTAATTTTGTAATGTGCAGCCTGTAATACGGACTTTAGCCCTAAAAAGCCGAATCACTATTCATAGTGTGTGAACACTTTTATTTGAGCTGAAAGCGTGAAGATACCTCGCTTAAGCTCTGACTCGTGGACTTGAGTTCCTCACTGAGTTTTTCAGTGTCGTGTACACTATGGTGAATGTCCTGAGACATTTGGTGAATCTGGTGGATGCTGTGCGCTAACTCTTTCGCTACATCCAGTTGTTGCTCGGTTGCCGCAGCAATCATGTGGCTCATGCCATCGATGGTCGTCGCAGAGGTCATGACATTCCCAATACTTTCTTGGCTGCTGCGGGCTTTTTCGAGCCCTGAGTGCATCTGATTTTGGCTGATCTCCATGGTGTTCACGGCTTGATCGGCATGGTTTTGAATGACATTAATGGTCTTATTGATCTCATCGATAGAGTCTTGCGTTTTTTGCGCTAAGGAGCGAATTTCGTTGGCAACTACTGCGAAACCCCGTCCGGCTTCTCCTGCCCGGGCAGCCTCGATAGCGGCATTGAGTGCTAATAAATTGGTTTGCTCTGTAATATTGCGAATAACTTGAGAAATCATTTCAATGCCTGCACTGTCATTTTTCAGCGCTTGAGTCACGACAGATGCTTGGGAAATGGCGCCAGAAAGCGATTCGGTTTGGTTGAGCGATGCTTGGATCACTTCTTGGCTGTTGATCGCATGATCTTTGACATCCGCTGCACTTTGGGCGGCTGTCACTGTATGCTGAGCCACGTCGGCAAAGCTGGTTTGTAATTGCGACATCGCCGATGCCACAGTGCTGATTTCGCTTTTTTGTTGATCGAGACGCATTGTGGTATTTGCCATTCTTTCCAACATGATTTGGCTGGCATTCTCGACAGTCTGAGTATTTTGCTGCACGCCCTCAGCTAATCGATAGATACCTTGTTGCATTTGGTCAAATGAATGAGCTGCGCGTCCTAATTCATCGTCAGCAAACTGGGTTAATGCTAAGCGAGTGCGCAAGTCCCCTTTTTCTACCGTATTCATCTGCTCAATCAGCACCCCCAATGGTTTATTGACCTTACGCATCAGTAAGACACCGAAAACGACCAAAAATAGCAGTAAGATTGTCCCAACGATGGCCTCAACCACAATCGCACGTTCCATGGCTCTGGATTCTTCTTCTTTCATCTGAACGCCTTGTGCCAATAACTGTTGTTGTAAGTCACTCAGCGAGTCGACAATGGTATTAAAGGGCGCGAGCATGGGGCCTAGCATTTCTGCGCGTGCTTTATCTATGTCGCCTTGGTCGATCAACGAAAGGTAGTGGTTTTGCATGTCACGATAAGCATTAATGCGCTTTTTAACCGTTTTCATAAAGGATTTCATTTCTGCCGTATCTGCCACGGCACTAAAACGTTGCAACGATGCCGCGACTTTGTTGTCGTTTTCATCGATGGTTCTTTGAATGTCCTGGTGAGCACTTGCGCTGATGGTTAGCCCGTAATCCAAGGCGAAACGACGGTAGGTGACCGTATAAAAGCGCAAATCCGAAAGGACGGATTGTACCTGTAAGTTATGGGTGACAAGCGTATTGAAGTGATCGCGTACATGACTGATTACGACAAACAGGTAGATACCGACAGCAAGTACCATGGTGATGGCGATGCCAAAACCCCATTGCATAGCTCTGGCAATTGATATTCTTGATAACATGCCTATTTCTCCTCATAGACTGATAATGAGAGGGATTATCAAGAATTTGTTTTAATAAATAAAATATATTATAGAGATTAAATCAATAGCTTTTGCCTATCAACGGCAGGGCGTGTGTTCTGATAAGACTCTCATTTGTTATTTTCAAGTGCAATAGAAAAAGGGATCTTAATCAAACTAATTGTAAGTACTAAAGCCATAATCATTGCAATATAAAATGGAACTTGCATCCCATTTAAATTAAAAATTGACTGAAGGTCATCTGTAATGATTGGTGATAGGAATTGACCTAAATATAACATAGCACTCATAATTGCCATGGCAGAGGTCATGTTCTCTTTTTTTACATGTAAAGAAATTTGTGAATTTAGTATTGGCACCATTATGCCAAGTCCTATTCCAATTGCGGCCAACCCGGAAATGACCAATAATATATTGCTAGTCATACTCAAGCAATAAAGACCAATAGTAAGTACACCTGATCCTAAAAACTTAGAATATCTATGGAATCTTTTTAGCAGTATGGATAATGTCATCCCAACAACAAATGAAACAATTGTTTGCACTGCCATTAACAGCCCTATAAAAGATGTTGGAACAAGCTGTTCATTAGACATGACAATTGCAAAATTTGAGGGTACAGTATAGAAAATTATCATAGTAATAAACATGCAAATCACATAAGGTGAAATTTTTTTAATTTCATCAATGTCAATTGTTGTGCTGCTTTTCCTTATTTCTGTTTTGGGGAGAAATATAATTACCAAAATGAGAACAACAATCCCCACTAAATAAATAAAGAAACTATAGCGCCAATTTAATGCCACTAGATATCCTGATAGCACTGTTGCTATAATTCCCCCTAAATTATTCATTGCGGATGAATAGCCCATAAGTTTTGATTGTTCTTTTTTATCGAAGTAAAAAGCAATCAGTCCAGTGGATAACGGCATGATTAGTCCAACACCGATACCTAGAACCGCTCTGAATGCTAAAACTTCATATATAGTATTTGCTAATCCCGCAGCATTTCCACCGATTATATAAAGTAACAATCCAGTGACAGCAATGGTTTTTGATGAGAATTTATTCGCAATTAAACTAAATAATAGAGATGTTAATATTATAAATAGTGCAGGAAGTGTGATTACCAGCTGAATCAATAATGTGTCTGTATTATGGAAGTACTGTGCGATCTCGCCTAACGCGGGCGCTACTGCTGCACCTGACATTACTGTGACCAAAGATAACGATAAGATCGTTAATTTTAACTTTCTCATTTCATTTGCCTTTTGTTTCTCTCAAAGCATTCTCTGACATCAACATAAGCTTTTTGATGATGACATCACGTTCCATTTCATCCATTCCTTCAGAAATAATTTCTGTCCACTTCTGAAGAACAGCAAGAACCTTTGGCTGGATTTCAATTCCTTTATTTGTCAGGCGAATATGGTACGCACGTTTATCCTCTTGACTCTTTTCTCTGAAAATTAATCCTTTCTCCTCCAGTTTTTTCATAACCCGTGTTGTGAGGGCATCATCAATATGATTTAAATCAGATAAATATTTTTGGTTACACCCTTCACCATCACCAGTGAGGTTCGCTAAATAGAAATACTCTGATGAATTGATGTTATAAGCTTTTAATTCTCTATTTATATATATTTGAGCTTGTCTATGAAGAATCGAGATCCATTTACCAATACTCTTCCTTTCAATATGTTCCATAATGAATTGCCTATTAGTTGACTAGTCAGGTATTTATAGATAATTTTACCTGACTAGTCAACTAAAATATTGGCCTTTTACATATCTTGAGATGATCGGTTATTAGATTTATGAATTATTTCATGCACATAAAGAGTGCAATAGAGGACACACGCATTTTAGATGTACTACCGCAAAAAAGTACCTGGGGCGCAGACGATCATGTTGAAGGCATTGATGAAATTGGCGTGTCCCAAATTACAACCTCAACATTTTACCTCCCCAGCCACGGGCTCCGAAAGGGAGGGCAGGGCGTGTGTCCTCGTAAGGATATGCTGACAGGAACCAAAAAAAATGCAGCCATCAGGCTGCATTTTTCGTTGTAAGTAAATGATTAATAATCGGACTCAAAAGCGCCTAAATCGGGTGCGACACCTTTGTAATTGTCACCGGCGTAAATACCTGCATCAATTAAATCACTGCCTTTTTTCAGCAGCGCATACTTGATTCTTGGGAGGGAACCATCAGCTTGACGCGGGTACATCAACTCACGTTCATCAAGACGACGGAAATCTTTTGATGTGATCGTAACGGGTAAGTTGAAGTAGTTGTAGATCATATCGTTTTGGTTGCTGTTGCCCAGATTGATGACTTCGTTGTGACCATCAAATCCTAAGTTATTCCGCATGTAATGTCCGTAGCCTTTCACATCGGTTCTGTTGTCATCAAGCGTCGATAACATATTGTAGTTAGCGCTTTGGTTACGAATCGAAGTGTTGTTGATCCAGTTCTGACCACCGATATGGTGGTTGGCGTAAAACCCGGCAGAGCGGTTACGTACCGCTAAGTTGTAGCGAATGGTATGACGTGGAATCACACTTGGCGTGGCACTGCCGTTGCGACCATAACCGCCTGCTTTGAAACCATTACCATCACCCAATCTGGTAAAGTCTTGGCTGTAACCGTTGTAAAAAGCCCAGCTATATTCAATGGTGACAGCGGCATCAGCATTGATGAGATCAAAACCGTCGTCACTATTAAACCAAGCACGTGAATGGCTGATGACATTGCCGGTATAAGATGATGAGGTTGGGTGCACCCCGAAACCATCGACGTTACCATTTGAGTGATGGTTTAACCCACGGTTATTGTATGCATCGACATTGAGGACGTAGTTGTTACTGCCGGCAACCAAGTACCAGCCAATGGCCATGCCATCATGAATCGCTAAGTTCTCAAAGCGGTTACCATTGCCTTTGTTGATCATAAATGCTTCAGATTGAGTGTGATGATCATCAATCGTGACTTGCACACCAACCACATCAAAGCCTTTAAATACGCAGTTATCCGCACGGACCATAAAGGCCGTATTGCGATAATTAGCCGGTTTGACATGCGAAAAGTTGAAGACAGGTCGCTCGGAACCATAGTTAATATAGCGGATATTGTCTTTAGTGATGTTATTCACGATTGCGCGAACACTTTGGTGTTGGGTGATATTCGAATTGTTTAAATAATAAGTACCGCCGCGGATATAGACCGTATCACCACCCGAAGCCGCCGCTTGTGCTGCCATAATGGTTTTTAATGGGGAAGAGAGTGTGCCGGAATTATGGTCAGAACCGTAAGGGGCAATATATAGGTTTTTAGCAAAACCCAGATTGCTCACGGCCATGAGCATAAATAGAGAGATGATTTTGAATTTCATAATTGATCCATGTGTTATTTGTTTCATATATAAAATATACGGATTGATACATAAGATCGATCAATTAAGAAACGATGTTTCAAATTTCTGAATCATGGTCACTGTTGCGTCAAAGATAGAATCACTTTTGGCGATGATTGAATTTATATATTCTCACATATCAGCATCGGGATATGACTTTCTCTGATTTCAGTGACAGGCTCCCCGAGCCGAGGAGCACCGCCTATTGCAACAAACGAAAATCGTTCTCACGACGATTGAACTGAGTTCACATCGCTGCAAAGAAAACCTCACATCTCATCAATAGTTAAATGAGAAAGCATTGCAATAACATATGGCTGTTGATATGTTATAACATACCAATTAATGATAATTTACTCATTCCGTATGAAAAAAATATTGCTCATCGTCGTGATTTGCATCATCGCTATCGCGCTTTATCAACATCGTCAGTCTCAGGATACGACTCAACTCACAATTTCTGGCCCGTTTGAATTTAACGGGACCGACCTTTCCAGAGACGGATTTCTTTACAGTCGTCTCGGCGTGACCGAGTCTTTAACCCGCATTCTCCCCGATGGGACGGTGCAACCCTTATTGGCCTCCGGCTGGACGCCATCAGATGATGGCCTGACATGGCGTTTTCGTATCCGTTCAGATGTTCACTTTCATGATGGCGTACCGCTTGATGCTGAAGCAGTACGGCAGAATTTAGAGGGTGCGCGTGCCAAGCCGGGCGTGATTCGGCAAGTACCGATTGAGTCGATTGCTGTGAACAATAATGAGTTAGTCATGACGCTATCTCGTCCTTACAGCCCGTTATTGAGTGTGCTCGCACATTACAGTTTGGGAATGGTTTCTCCGGTGACGCTGGGTCAGGAAACGGATAGAACAGCCGTCATTGGCACCGGCGCTTATCAGGTTTCAATGGCTCATCCGCCGCATAAAATCGAAGTTACGCAAAACCCGGATTACTGGGGTGAGCCTGCCCATACTCATTCGGTCAGTTATCTGGCGGGTCACCGCAGCGAAAGTCGGGCATTGT
It includes:
- a CDS encoding MarR family winged helix-turn-helix transcriptional regulator → MEHIERKSIGKWISILHRQAQIYINRELKAYNINSSEYFYLANLTGDGEGCNQKYLSDLNHIDDALTTRVMKKLEEKGLIFREKSQEDKRAYHIRLTNKGIEIQPKVLAVLQKWTEIISEGMDEMERDVIIKKLMLMSENALRETKGK
- a CDS encoding MFS transporter; its protein translation is MRKLKLTILSLSLVTVMSGAAVAPALGEIAQYFHNTDTLLIQLVITLPALFIILTSLLFSLIANKFSSKTIAVTGLLLYIIGGNAAGLANTIYEVLAFRAVLGIGVGLIMPLSTGLIAFYFDKKEQSKLMGYSSAMNNLGGIIATVLSGYLVALNWRYSFFIYLVGIVVLILVIIFLPKTEIRKSSTTIDIDEIKKISPYVICMFITMIIFYTVPSNFAIVMSNEQLVPTSFIGLLMAVQTIVSFVVGMTLSILLKRFHRYSKFLGSGVLTIGLYCLSMTSNILLVISGLAAIGIGLGIMVPILNSQISLHVKKENMTSAMAIMSAMLYLGQFLSPIITDDLQSIFNLNGMQVPFYIAMIMALVLTISLIKIPFSIALENNK
- a CDS encoding methyl-accepting chemotaxis protein, with protein sequence MLSRISIARAMQWGFGIAITMVLAVGIYLFVVISHVRDHFNTLVTHNLQVQSVLSDLRFYTVTYRRFALDYGLTISASAHQDIQRTIDENDNKVAASLQRFSAVADTAEMKSFMKTVKKRINAYRDMQNHYLSLIDQGDIDKARAEMLGPMLAPFNTIVDSLSDLQQQLLAQGVQMKEEESRAMERAIVVEAIVGTILLLFLVVFGVLLMRKVNKPLGVLIEQMNTVEKGDLRTRLALTQFADDELGRAAHSFDQMQQGIYRLAEGVQQNTQTVENASQIMLERMANTTMRLDQQKSEISTVASAMSQLQTSFADVAQHTVTAAQSAADVKDHAINSQEVIQASLNQTESLSGAISQASVVTQALKNDSAGIEMISQVIRNITEQTNLLALNAAIEAARAGEAGRGFAVVANEIRSLAQKTQDSIDEINKTINVIQNHADQAVNTMEISQNQMHSGLEKARSSQESIGNVMTSATTIDGMSHMIAAATEQQLDVAKELAHSIHQIHQMSQDIHHSVHDTEKLSEELKSTSQSLSEVSSRFQLK
- a CDS encoding right-handed parallel beta-helix repeat-containing protein, which translates into the protein MKFKIISLFMLMAVSNLGFAKNLYIAPYGSDHNSGTLSSPLKTIMAAQAAASGGDTVYIRGGTYYLNNSNITQHQSVRAIVNNITKDNIRYINYGSERPVFNFSHVKPANYRNTAFMVRADNCVFKGFDVVGVQVTIDDHHTQSEAFMINKGNGNRFENLAIHDGMAIGWYLVAGSNNYVLNVDAYNNRGLNHHSNGNVDGFGVHPTSSSYTGNVISHSRAWFNSDDGFDLINADAAVTIEYSWAFYNGYSQDFTRLGDGNGFKAGGYGRNGSATPSVIPRHTIRYNLAVRNRSAGFYANHHIGGQNWINNTSIRNQSANYNMLSTLDDNRTDVKGYGHYMRNNLGFDGHNEVINLGNSNQNDMIYNYFNLPVTITSKDFRRLDERELMYPRQADGSLPRIKYALLKKGSDLIDAGIYAGDNYKGVAPDLGAFESDY